The genomic stretch TGTAAATGGTGGCCCCGGTTACCGGAATGGTTCCTAAAGTAACAATGGTGGAAGCTCCGGGCGGAACCGTTGGCCCTGTCCAGTTAACTGCTGCCTGCGGAACGCCGTTCACAGTCCAGTTAATGGTAACGCTGTTCAAAGGATCGCCACCGGCATTGGTAAGTTCAAACTGCACGGCCAGGGTATTTGCACAATGGGGTATCGGAGGTAAAATAAAATTGGTGATGGCAGCGTCTCCCGATGGCGGGGTGAATTCATAAGCACCCGGATCAGGGGTAGCGCTACGGGTTGCCCCGGTGATATCTGTTGTGATGCCCGTACCCGGCAGCGCCTGGTTATTAATGACACCAGACCGGGGAACAGGATTGGTAACCGACTGGAAGGATGGATTGGTCTCAAAACTGGCTGCATCCTGGGTGCTTGCCGTTTGCCAGGCATTCAGCGTAGCATAGACTGTTGCACCCCGCATCCCAACATTTCCACCAGGTACCCAAAACACGTTGTAATTGCTGTTGATGGCCGATGTTACCGTGCTGGTGCTTGCCAGCTCAATGGCGGTCTTTGTTCCGCTGGTGGTTTGGGTAATACTGAAAATATTATTTCTCAGCACAGAATTGGTATTACTCAGTTCTTCCCGGAATCCTTTCAGGTTACCGGAAGTTGCTGTTGCATTATCAAAAGAAACGGTATTAAAATAGATTTCCGGTGCAGTGCCACCGGTCCTGACCCGGATGCCTTCAATGGTTCCGTTAGTGGAACGGATATCGTAGATCAGGTTATTATACACTTTATGCCCCGTTCCGTTAAAAGGTAAATGCCTACCAGGCTGCCCGATGTCTGCGACATCTTTATAAAGTTTCCGAAGATCCTGCCATTGACATTGGCTGCCTGGGCAAGCTGTATGGCATTGGTGGATGCAGTTGATCCAGCACTTTTATCGAAATGATTTCCGCTTACAACAGCGCCATCGGTTTCCCGCAGGTAAACGCCATTGGAATTAAAATCATTGAAATTATTATTACTGATCACCACGTTGGTGGCAAGCGGGGAAGCAAGCCCGTTTACGGAAGCGCCATAACCACCACCGGTAACGGTGTTGCCGGTAATATTAATGATATTGAAAGTTCCCCCCGGCGTAAGAATACTGGAAGCTATTCCGTTGGCAACAAAAGCGCCCAAAAGTGTGCTGGTTGCCGATCCCATATCCACTACACAATTACTGATGGTTATATTGTTCCCCGAATTAAGGATATGCACCCCGATAAAACCGGTTGATCCGGGAAACATATTAATGTGCAGGTTATTGATGGTAAAATACTGCAGGCCGATCAGCCGGATGATATGGCGGTTGGGATTTGAGCCGGTCTGGTTGATGGCGGTATCCGAAGTGATGGTTTCCCCGCTTCCTTGAATGGTTACGGTGGCCGCAGCCCCTATGCCGGCAATATTTTGAAAGATCACCTGTTCATTGTACGGCCCCGTGCCGGCCACCACCGTAGCCGTAACATTACCGGTAACACCCGTAGCAGTGAGCGCATCAGAAAAATCTTTAAAGCTGTTAAAATTGGTGCCACCCGTGGGAACGGTCTTATTGATGGTATATGCGCCAATAAGGGAACTTTGTGCGTTAAGGGAAAGGGAAAAAAGAAAGGAGATAAACCCGGCCAAAGCAAACAGGATCCATTTATATGTCACAGAATTAATACGAAGATCCAGGGGTAACTTTTGATCTCATTACCAGGTGTATTTGATATTAGAAATATAGCAGCCTTCAGTTCTTTTTAACAGGCCGTTGCTGTTTTAAGCGAAGTAATTTAGCCCTTATTTTTCGTAAAATCCGGATTCTATACATGGATCTGCATTGTATTAATGCGGGGTTTAATAAGAAGGTTTTATTTACAGGAAGAAGGGAGAATTCATATTGGCAATAGGGTTTGTTGCCCAATATGTATCGGGACGACACAAGCCCGCCCGGATGACCTTGTGGTCGGACGGGGGTTTTCAGTCACGTTGCTGTAGCCCTGTTAACCATTGTTGGGAAGGGCTATAGAATACGGGAAAGAGATAAAATCTCTAAACCAAAGCATCCTTGTCTATGACTAGGACGAGTCAGGAATAATTACTTGATTGTTCTTGTATAAATATATCCATCCGAGCTTGCAATATATACCCTGCTTTGCAGATCATAAACTGCTACATCATAAATGGCATTGAACATGTTTGAGGGGAACAAATCATCTGTATAGTTGTCCCATGTAACACCAAAATCACGTGAAATGTAAACACCCCCATAATAGGAGCTTACAAAAATGTATTTTCCGTCAGATGTGGAATTTATAGACGTTATATATGCAGTATCAACCATTCCGGTATTCACTTTCGACCAGTTATAAGCACTGGTACCCAATTGCGCTCTATAAAGACCCTTTTCAATTGTTCCGGCATATATGTGCGTGCCGCCGGCCGTGCCTTTTCCCGGAATATGCAAAGCATTTACCTCGGGCAAAGCAGGCATGCCGCTCATGATCGTGGTATAATTAGCTCCGCCATCCGCCGAAACAAACATGCCATATGTACCCCCGGCATAGATCCGCTTCCCGCTACTTGTAGGGTTGTCGTCTGTAAATGCATATATGATAAAGGGAGAAATAGTACCCCAAATACTGCCATTGTTAGTAGCGGTACTGTAATAATCGTAAGCGTTGTCTGCAGCCATAATCGTTGTGCCGCTTACATACATATCCCATGCGTCTCTTGAACTATCAAAAGGGAAAACGTATTGTTTAAAAGGAGCCCAAGAACCCGCCGGGGTCAGCGAGTAAATACCATGATCTATGCCAAGGGCAAAAACAATATTGTCTGTGGATACACCAAAACCCTGGATATTGACACCGTTTGGAAGACCCGAACTGAAGTGGGTCCAGTTTTGTCCCCCATCCATTGAACGGTATACCCCATCATTAACGGTGCCAGCATACATCACACCATTTGTTATAAATAATTTTTCAGGAATGGCGGAAAAGAAAGGAATACCACTGCTGGACTTTGTCCATTTTTCAACATTCTCCAGTTTCTTACCGCAGCTATACAAAGCAACGGCAATCAGTAATATATAATATGATTTGAACTTCATGTGAATGACGTTTTATCAAGGTTACATAAATATAAATTTTATTATTGAGGATTCAAAGCATTGGAGGCGATAACGAAAGGTCTATTTATATATGTGATAGCGTGGCTATAAGATTAAAATCTAAAAACCAAAGCATCCTTGTTAGAGACTGGAGAAGGTCAAAATTCTGCTTATTCTGCGGGAACACAAAAACCCCAAGCATTGCTGCCGAGGTCTTGGTCCCGATACATATCGGGACGACACCAGCCCGCCCTTGATGACCTTGGTCGGACGGGAATTTTCAGTCACGTTGCTCTACCGACTGAGCTACCGCACTATTGAATATTGAACAAGTAACAAGGAATTAAGAATGGTAAAATGCAAAAAACCCCAACATTTCTGCCGGGGTTTGTGGTGTGGGGCGGGATTGAACCGCCGACACAAGGATTTTCAGTCCTTTGCTCTACCAACTGAGCTACCGCACCATCCGAATTTCGAACAAGGAACAAGGAATGCTGAATGTCGAAATGGGCAGCAAAAATAAGGAAAATACCTGCTTGAAAAACTAAAAAAGGGAAAAATGTTCAATATTCAGTTTTCAATTTCTTTGAGTGTTGTAATGGGTCCTTTAGTTCCCGTATTCGCATAAGAACTTGATCCGCATGAGTTTTAGCTGTTCCCAGTTGAAATTACTGTCGGCCAGCTCTTCCAGGGCCACCTGGAGGGAAGAGGTTTCGCAGTTCTTGAAATAATCCATTATCTCGTCCTGCTCGTATTCATCCACCATCTCATCGATGGCATAATCCAGGTTTAACTTGGTGCCGCTTGCCACAATGGTCTCCATTTCTTCCAGCAATTCATCAATACGCAGGTCACGGGTTTTGGCCACGGTCTCCAGCGGGATCTTTTTATCTACGTTCTGAATGATGAATATCTTGTTGTTGTTACGGTTCACCACGCTCTTCATCACAAAATCATCGGGGCGTATGATATCATTCTCTGCAACATATTCTGCGATCAGTTCAATGAAAGGCTTCCCATACTTTGCCGCCTTGCCCTTGCTTACACCGCTTATCTTTTCCAACTCGGCCATAGTGGTGGGATACATGGTTGCCATATCGATCAGGCTGTTCTCCAAAAAAATAACAAAGGGCGGCAGCTTCTTTTCTTTGGCAACTTTTTTCCGAAGGTCTTTCAGCAATTCCACCAGTTTTTCATCAGCCGCACCGGCATCCGAACCGGAAGTTTCTGCTTCTTCATCATCTGCATTGGCTTCTTCAAACAGGTTATTCATCACAATTTTGAAAGAGACAGGCTTCTTTAAAAAAGCCTCCCCTTTTTTTGTGATCTTCAGCAGGCCGTATTCCACGATATCCTTTTCGATCAACCCGGCCAGCAACATCTGGCGGATAAGACTGTTCCAGTGATGATTGTCCTTATCGTTGCCGCTGGCAAAAACAGCCAGCTCTTCGTGGCGGTACATTTTTACCTGCGGCGTTGCCTTGCCGGCAAGGATCAGCAACACATATTCAACAGGGAACTGTTCGCCCAGCGCCTTCACCACCTTTAAAACAGTTACCGCACTGTCCTTTGCTTCTGTTTTTTCTTTCGGGTTAAGACAATTATCGCAATGGCCGCAGCTTTCACTATCGTCGTAATGCTCACCGAAATAATGCAACAGCACTTTTCTGCGGCACACACTCGTTTCTGCATACGCCACCGTTTCGTTTATCAGCTGTGCTCCCACTTCACGCTCACTGAGCGGTTTGTCCCTCATCAGGTGTTCCAGCTTGGCCACATCTTTATGCGAATAGTAAAGGATACACTTTCCTTCCAGCCCGTCCCTTCCGCCACGCCCCGTTTCCTGGTAATAATTTTCAATGGATTTTGGAATGTTGTAGTGAATGACAAAACGGATATCGGGTTTGTCAATACCCATACCAAATGCAATGGTGGCAACAATTACGTCCACGTCCTCGTTCAGGAACTGGTCCTGTCTTTCTGACCTTAATTTGCTGTCGAGTCCCGCATGATAAGAAACAGCCTTAATGCCGTTCGCCATCAGCATCTTTGCCAGCTCCTCGGTTGTTTTGCGGTTGAGGGTATAAATGATCCCGCTCTTGTTCTTATGCAGCTGGATGAAACGTACAATACTTTTATTGGTCTGCTCCAGGTTTATCTTCGGCTGGATCTCATAATAGAGATTGGGCCTGTTGAATGAAGAGATGAATATTTTTGGCTTGCGCAACCCCAGGTTCTTAACGATGTCGCTTTGCACTTTAGGCGTAGCGGTCGCTGTTAATGCGATCACCGGTATCTTATCATCGATCAGGTCCATCATTTCTCTTAACCTCCGGTATTCGGGCCGGAAATCATGGCCCCATTCTGAGATACAGTGTGCTTCATCCACGGCAAAGAAAGAGATCTTCAACCCTTTGAAAAAAGAGATGTTCTCTTCTTTCGTCATGGTTTCGGGCGCTACATAAAGCATTTTTGTCTTCCCGGTTGTCAGGTCATCCTTCACCACTTTTTGCTGCCCTTTATTTAAGGTGCTGTTTAAAAAGTGGGCCACATCTTCCTTGCTGCTGTAGCTGCGAACCAGGTCAACCTGGTTTTTCATCAAAGCGATCAATGGAGAAACGATGATGGCCACGCCATCGCTGATGATGGCAGGCAACTGGTAGCATAAACTTTTACCGCCACCGGTAGGCATGATCACAAAAGTGTCATTGCCATTGAGGAGGCTGTTAATGATCTCCTCCTGCGGCTCTTTAAAACCATCAAAGCCAAAATGATCCTGAAGCTGAACAGTCAGTTCACTGTGTGTGTTTTTTGTCGCCCCTTTCTTTGCAGTCCTGGCAGCCGGTTGTTTTATATTGGATTTAGCCATAATTGTTGCTCAACACTGAATTTTCCTTACCCGTTTTTTGAGGGGTTGCGAAGTTAACCTAAATCAACAGCCGAATCAAACCCAATAAGGAAAAACAGCGTTTTTTTAACGAATATTTCAATCACTTAAGTTAATCAAATTAACTTAACCGGCAAAAAATAAGGCAATAAAAAACAGGGTGTTTCAACCCCGCCGCTTCAAAATTTCCTTCTTTGCATTCTGAATGATTTAAAGTAGGTTTGCGCCATTGCTGATGAACAAAGAAAAGATCATACGGGTAGCACTTGGTACAATTGAAACAGAGACCAATGCTGTGAACGGGCTGAAGGAGTTCATCAACGCAGATTTTGTGAAAGCGGCCGAACAGGTCGCCCGGTCGAAAGGGAGGCTGATCGTAAGCGGCATCGGCAAGAGCGCCATCATTGCGCAAAAGATAGTTGCCACACTCAACAGTACCGGAACCCCCTCTGTTTTCATGCATGCTGCCGACGCCATCCATGGCGACCTGGGCATGATACAGGCCGACGACATTGTTCTGCTGATAAGCAAGAGCGGCGACAGCCCCGAAATAAAAGTATTGGCCCCGCTGGTTAAAAACTTTGGCAACACCCTCATCGGCATGGTAGGCAACATGCAGTCTTACCTGGCACAGCATAGTGATATTGTTTTAAACAGCACGGTTGAACAGGAAGCCTGCCCGAATAATCTTGCTCCCACCAGCAGCACCACCGCACAAATGGTGATGGGGGATGCGCTGGCTGTTTGCCTGATGGAGCTAAAAGGATTCGGCAGCGGTGATTTTGCAAAATATCATCCGGGCGGAACCCTGGGAAAAAGACTGTACCTGCGTGTGGAAGACCTGGCGGCACAAAATGCAAAACCGAAAGTATTACCCGGGGCAACCCTTAAAGAGGTGATCGTGGAAATGACAGAGAAGAGGCTGGGAGCAACAGCAGTGGTGGATGAGAAAAATAATATTTTAGGTATAATAACCGATGGCGACCTGCGGAGGATGCTGGAGAAGACAGACAGTTTTAAGAACCTGCAGGCGAAAGACATCATGAGCAGCAGACCGAAAACGATCGGGTCAGACGTGCTGGCAGTGCTGGCGCTGGAAGAGATGCGGAACATCGGCATCAGCCAGCTATTGGTGGAACAGAACGGGGTCTATGCCGGCATCATCCATTTACACGACCTGGTAAAAGAGGGTATCATATAATCTGATTTATGAACAAAAACAACTACGTAGCCATAATGGCCGGGGGCATTGGCAGCAGGTTTTGGCCAATGAGCCGTACAGATTTTCCCAAACAATTCATTGATATATTAAATGCCGGGCGAACACTTATCCAGTCAACCTACGACCGGTTTGCCAAATTCATTCCGGCGGATAATATTTATGTGGTAACGTCGGAACAATACAAAGACATTGTTGCAAAACAACTGCCCGAACTGCCTCACGGAAATATCCTGTGTGAGCCTTCCCGGAAAAATACGGCGCCCTGTGTTGCCTACATCTCTTATAAGCTGCAGTTGCTGAACCCTGATGCCAACCTGATCTGTGCTCCCTCCGACCACCTGATCACAGACGAAGAAGGGTTTAAAGAAGTATGCACGGCCGCATTGAAATTCACGGCGCACATCAAAGCCCTGGTAACACTGGGGATAAAACCAACATACCCCAACACCGGCTATGGCTATATTCAATACGAGCCGCACAAAGTGGATGACAATGTTTATAAAGTAAAAACATTTACCGAAAAGCCCGACCTGGAACTGGCAAAGACCTTTATTACCAGCGGTGATTTTTTGTGGAACGCCGGCATATTTGTGTGGCAGGTCAGGAACATCATCAAGGCATTTGAAAAATACCTGCCCGAAATGGCAGAGGTTTTTGAAGCGGAAAAAAGCCACTTCAACACCCGGAAAGAAAAGGATGC from Chitinophagaceae bacterium encodes the following:
- a CDS encoding mannose-1-phosphate guanylyltransferase, with product MNKNNYVAIMAGGIGSRFWPMSRTDFPKQFIDILNAGRTLIQSTYDRFAKFIPADNIYVVTSEQYKDIVAKQLPELPHGNILCEPSRKNTAPCVAYISYKLQLLNPDANLICAPSDHLITDEEGFKEVCTAALKFTAHIKALVTLGIKPTYPNTGYGYIQYEPHKVDDNVYKVKTFTEKPDLELAKTFITSGDFLWNAGIFVWQVRNIIKAFEKYLPEMAEVFEAEKSHFNTRKEKDAIERIYPQCVNISIDYGVMEKADNVYIIPSSFGWSDLGTWASTYDNLEKDYLGNAVAGDNVMVIDATNNMVHADNNKLLVLQGLDEFVVVDTHDVLLICKKDKEQEIKEYVAEIKRNKGDKFI
- a CDS encoding KpsF/GutQ family sugar-phosphate isomerase, encoding MNKEKIIRVALGTIETETNAVNGLKEFINADFVKAAEQVARSKGRLIVSGIGKSAIIAQKIVATLNSTGTPSVFMHAADAIHGDLGMIQADDIVLLISKSGDSPEIKVLAPLVKNFGNTLIGMVGNMQSYLAQHSDIVLNSTVEQEACPNNLAPTSSTTAQMVMGDALAVCLMELKGFGSGDFAKYHPGGTLGKRLYLRVEDLAAQNAKPKVLPGATLKEVIVEMTEKRLGATAVVDEKNNILGIITDGDLRRMLEKTDSFKNLQAKDIMSSRPKTIGSDVLAVLALEEMRNIGISQLLVEQNGVYAGIIHLHDLVKEGII
- the recQ gene encoding DNA helicase RecQ, with protein sequence MAKSNIKQPAARTAKKGATKNTHSELTVQLQDHFGFDGFKEPQEEIINSLLNGNDTFVIMPTGGGKSLCYQLPAIISDGVAIIVSPLIALMKNQVDLVRSYSSKEDVAHFLNSTLNKGQQKVVKDDLTTGKTKMLYVAPETMTKEENISFFKGLKISFFAVDEAHCISEWGHDFRPEYRRLREMMDLIDDKIPVIALTATATPKVQSDIVKNLGLRKPKIFISSFNRPNLYYEIQPKINLEQTNKSIVRFIQLHKNKSGIIYTLNRKTTEELAKMLMANGIKAVSYHAGLDSKLRSERQDQFLNEDVDVIVATIAFGMGIDKPDIRFVIHYNIPKSIENYYQETGRGGRDGLEGKCILYYSHKDVAKLEHLMRDKPLSEREVGAQLINETVAYAETSVCRRKVLLHYFGEHYDDSESCGHCDNCLNPKEKTEAKDSAVTVLKVVKALGEQFPVEYVLLILAGKATPQVKMYRHEELAVFASGNDKDNHHWNSLIRQMLLAGLIEKDIVEYGLLKITKKGEAFLKKPVSFKIVMNNLFEEANADDEEAETSGSDAGAADEKLVELLKDLRKKVAKEKKLPPFVIFLENSLIDMATMYPTTMAELEKISGVSKGKAAKYGKPFIELIAEYVAENDIIRPDDFVMKSVVNRNNNKIFIIQNVDKKIPLETVAKTRDLRIDELLEEMETIVASGTKLNLDYAIDEMVDEYEQDEIMDYFKNCETSSLQVALEELADSNFNWEQLKLMRIKFLCEYGN